In the genome of Xiphophorus hellerii strain 12219 chromosome 14, Xiphophorus_hellerii-4.1, whole genome shotgun sequence, the window TCCATCAGTTTGCGGATATAATCCCCCTCTCCATTGTCAAGTCTCACTCTAGCTTGGGCCAGTTAGTCAAatcatttttacttgagtaccaGAAGGTAGGTCAGGTCCTTTAGTTTATCCCAGCAAAGAATTGGGGAAAATTTTCATGGGTGCAGATAGACGGTCAGTGTAATGTAGCATGAGATTAAGTGGTGCAATTATCAGGTCATTACTGCTGGATTTAAGCAACATTTATTGGGTTACTACGTTTTTATGTTCAATCAGCAGAACTGTTGTGAGGTCTAAAGAAGCTGGAGATCAAATTATGACTTGTTAGATGGAGTGGGTTGTTTTTACGTACTGATTCTGGAATTCCATTGCAGAAAACACACTATGACCCAAGCAAGACTTAAAGCCACATAGATGCCAGTAAAGGATCTAGGACCTGACAGTATGTCAGGAGTCCCTGAAGTGTTTCTCTTCTCTGTCTGACTGCAGTGGGAGTGCTGTGGCGCATTCGGAGCAGACGACTGGAACCTGAACATTTACTTTAATTGCACTGATGGAAATCCCAGTCGGGAAAAATGTGGGGTTCCCTTCTCCTGCTGCACCAAGGACCCTGCGGTACCGTTAGCCTCTTTCTGTCGATGTCACAGTGCAGAAGCTGTTGCACCACAAATGACTTAAATTCAATACCAGAATTCACATGGTTCCTCCATGATGGCTTTCAAATCTTTTAGAGataatttctttttgtctctagGAGGATGTGATAAACACTCAGTGTGGCTATGACATCAGAGCAAAACCAGTAAGTTAGCTAGTTCTGCTAAAGTTTGGACTGTAATCCTTGTCCTCAGTGGAATGTTTAAGGTCTTCTTAACATTGATGAGTGATCGACGAGTGATTTACAGATACTGTGAAAGTGggataatgatgatgatttgcATATGTGCCCATACAGGACTCGGAGCAGAAGGACTACATCAATGTGAAAGGCTGCGTTCCTCAGTTTGAGAGATGGCTCCAGGATAACCTCACCTTGGTGGCTGGGATCTTCATTGGAGTGGCACTATTGCAGGTCACTTCTAgtcctgttttattattaaagaaaGAGTGAAACTAAAGTATTTCTCCCTTTATGAAGTAtgtctggttttcttttcttaacaGATTTTTGGGATTTGTTTGGCCCAGAACTTAGTGAGTGACATCGAGGCAGTGAGGGCAAGCTGGTGAGACACCATCAACCTTTCATCTGCTCTTAGTTCTCATGATCATTCCTAACCTTACTTTGCAATCTCAGACAATCTGAGAAAATTTACATGTACTATTTATGCTCATGGGTGTCATTCATAATTCAGTAGTGATGCATATGACATGGAAGTCAAGTTCATAATTAGGTGATACAAAGTAATAATTTCAACTTTCAAaatcataattatgagattcaagTCATAATTTTAAGATACAAAGTCATACATGAGATTGTTGACTCCTATACACCTCTGCTCTGTGTTTGATGTAAGCACAGATCTGATTGCCAAGAGGGACTAAACAGAGGtcgctcatctcttagcaacagattaacaataaatattattgttcaaaaaacataggGTAACTtgtgctcttttgaaatactacttatctTATACTACTtaagaattgtgcagttggtgaatttttcagaaaagtggaagtgtggggtttttttgtcattagtgattaatatattataaaacagaaattcaacacaaaagtaaaaatctgatttatactttgtggcagtttgttaccagaaaaaaacgttcatctcttaacaccaaattaattattgtctataaaacataagctcttttgaaatactggtTATCTGCTTAGACATAGGagtaaagtaaaaatcagatgtttacttcgtggcacttggttaccaaAAGACGTGCTAATTTCTTAGCAACAAATTAACAACAGATGTTGTTATTGTTcagaaaacataagatttcttctgctcttttgaaatactatttATCtgaggctgcgttcacactgcaacCTGAAGTgccccaattccgatttttttgtcaaatcagatttttttgccGGGGCCGTTCACACTGccacacatactgtatgtgacCTGTATGTGTTCTGCAGTGTAAACGGGCAAACAACCTGAAAGTGTTCCATATGCGGAGTACAGGGCGCAATAGCATCCGCGTTCTTAGTGttctgccaaccgccataaaaagaagtgctcagtgtttgcggaagtaaacatggatgctaacggtggagcatagcttacatATTTGAAGATGTTGTCTGACCAGagcagcatattaacaacttaatcctcattatagtctgtcatagttgttgtttttcttcccccttgtgcatatcaggacgcagaataggGAGATTTGTTGAGTATCAGTGATGTTCAGTTCAGATGAATGCACCTAGAACATTAGGTCATATTTGAATCAGATGCGTATCGGATATGGAAGTGGCCTGGGTTGCATTCGAAAAGAATCCGACCTGtgctgttcagactgtcatgaaaagatcagatgcAGGTCGCATTACGtcaaaaaaattggaattgggttacttcaggctgcagtgtgaacgcagccttacACTACTTGTGCTGTTGGTGAATTTGGCACAAaagtgaaaatcttttttttttggcattggtagtaaatatgttataaaacagacattcaacacaaaagtaaaaatttgatttatacttcATGGCAGTTTGTTaccagaaaaaacacaagtaaatgtTTTCCTCACTGACCAGCACATACAGAAGCAGCTGGATGGCATAACCAAGTACGAAACTGTTCCTCAGTCGCTTCGGCAGCTTTAGGAGAAATTTGATTGACATGCCGGCCCCCGCCCACCTGTTCCTCTGTTTAATACAAAACGACCAGGGTTGGCGTACAATAGGACTGGGCTGAAGGGGGCCAGGCTGGGACCTGCAGTGCAAAAAAACCTTTGGACAGAGACAGAGACCTAAACCACAAAAAGTAGTTTTACTCTTAAAAAGTTGTCATTATAGCTGTTACTCCCTTAGTGTGAGGATTAAAGAGTGAAGGTTTATTGAACTTTTGGAATGCAATGCCAAAACTCATCCATCATTCTTCCTCCTCCATGCTTCCTCCTCCATGCTTCATCAGGGTGCCCCCCCCTCTGTCCATGCGTCGACCCCCACCGTACTCCTGCAAGAAATCATCGGCTTACTACTCATGAGACAGGCACGCACAAAATTGTATGTGtgtttaggcctgtcacgataacaaattttgctgaacgattaattgtctcaaaaattattgtgataaacgataatattgtttgaagaccattttaaaccaatgtaatggtaatgacataataatgcaagtacatcctgccaaaaataaatactctttattttcaaaagaacacttaacatgGGAACTGGTAaacgaaataaataaaacaaccaaaatcaaATGAACTctgtctccattaacaaaaaatttacttgaataaaaactaaacgcaatgtaaaaccaaagtggaaattaaaactacattcaaccaaaagagtacagaatatgaagtctgtatactatattGCCCTTCAATAACCTTTAGATTTAGATAGAGAGGATGGGCATATCCAACTACATGAGGCAATAGCTCACGCCTCCTCCCTTAAGcccagttcacactacatgatatTTTGCCTcgattttccccttacgacaatcttacaacGTCCACATTCAACTTCACAATCAACCAGAATTTATTCAAACAATCAAAAGCATAAAATCACACCAACAGCTCAACATCGTCATCAGAGACCAAAGCCAGAAAGGAAACATTAATTACCtgagaaaaaatgcaaaatacgAAGACGCGCCTTCGGAGACCACTGTGTGGGGCAGTTAAGACACTTCCACCTCAGTGATCTGCTTGCTGTTTTAGCTCAGTTACTTTTATATCAAGGCAGGTTCTTTACTGTGTGATGCGTTCTAACGTACCGTTTAGAGATGGTCTCAAACAGTCCATAATGAcgtgttgctgtttttcatgCCAGAGGCCATGCAGGTGTTACCAAGGCCAAGGGATGAATTCATTGCTGTCTGAGCCGTCCTCCCTGCGTACTTTTCCAGATGTACGCATCAATAGATGTGTTCATTTCATACAGAAACATGTTACTCAAGAAAGCAGGATCATAGTTTATCATCTATCTGTGTTACTCATTTCAAACTGCCTCAAACTGGTTCCTGAACCACACAGAGCTCTCCTGATCTCTTCTCTGACCCAGGGCATCAAACAGCAGATTTTGATTATAAAAATTAGCACATTTCATATAATATCTTCCAACtcttataaaacagacatgaacAGTTTCAATACCAAAACACCTGTTACattcaatattttctgattagttTTCCACTTCTTTGGTTTATaatgaactaaaacatttttcagatgacTTATATACTTCTTAAGACTATGatctaatataaaaaattacTGATAAgactaattttaatcaaattgtgctcattatatttaagaaaaatgttctacTGATTAAGTTATGTATGGATTAAACTATGAGTCTAAATCTAACCTAAATTGAGGCCTACTCAAACAATCATGATCAATCTAATATTTCAACATGTGCTAAAGTTTAAACGTCATTAAAACTAGCATAACTAAATTAATATTTCCAACAGCAGGAAGAAACAATAAAgccgataaattaaaatgaggtcgataattttcatttattgtgtgtttaattgatttattgtctatcgtgacaggcctatgtgtatTTGTAGCTGGTGGGTTTGATGAGTCTATGATAGTTTGCTAAGCACCAATCTGTATATAGCCTCTGTTTTGGTGTTGTGTCATACATGACTTCAATCGGGAACCCTGATCTTCTAGGGTGTTAATCCACCTACACAGTAGAGAGGCACTAGGCTCTGTGGTTTTGTGGCCGATTCCTGAGCTCCAGTAAAGTTTTGACTTGCTGTTATAAGTTTTCAGCTGAAAAGCAgcatttcttcttctactgcttTTGACGTAATTGATTATAGTTCCTAACACTAGGCTAAGGACTAAGTTGTATACTGAACCTTTTGGTTGTATACTGAACCTTTAGTatacaacaaaatttaatttaacacaATTTGTATAAATACAAATGTGTTAAATTTATGGTCCTCTGGCGTCagatcacaataaaaaaaaaagtaacgtaacattttaaagtaaaaagaaaatcatattttgcaatgctttgacaaaaataagctaatttgctaATCTTTTTTAAACTATGCTAACATTTGTTAGATATGAAAAAATGGAGGCCTGTTGTGGTGATGTTGCTGAATAACAAGGATTATACAGTTGCTTGAAGCAGAACCATGGGTGAACTTTATGAGATGAGgagttcagaaataaatgtgtACTGCTCTGctccctctgagctgcagtttggGTAGCTTGCATTGAAAAGCCTTGGAGTCATGTGACTTGAACAGTTCTCAGCTTGTCTGTGGTCCACTGTTCCACAGCCCACTCTGAATGCACCTTGTGACCAAAGTTAGACTTTAATCTCATCTTCTCCTTTTCTTTAGTATCTTAGGGAAATAGTTGCACACAGGCGTGATGGTGGTAAGAATATTACATTGTTAATCAGCTCCTCTTTTGTTCTCTTCTAGCTTCTTTACCTAATGCTGGCGGAACTCTTCTCTAACAGGTAATCTTTACATTTGCTTAAATTTAACTTCTGCAGTGATGGGCACAGCTAACTTAAAAGTTAGCTCCGCTAACTgcaaagcactaatcataaaatgttacttttgctAACGCTAAAGACCTGCAGTATGTCAATATGGTATTTAGTGGACGCTAATTCTAAAGTGCTAACTACAACCATGATGAAATCCACAATGTTTCATTAGCACTTTGTGCTCCAACATAGAATATCGCCCTCTACATGGTATAATTTGTCATTCCAAACTGACCCGTGTGGTTTGAGCTACcggaagttttttctttttttaacagactTTACACTCAGTTCCAGTTTTATAGTTAAGTATTGCTGACTTTGTTGCTGATTCTGCCTAATTAAGCATGGTATGGCTTTGGTCAGAAAGCACACAGGACCTCTGAAGATTTTAAACTCTTTACTTCATCCTAGGTATAGAATACATATGGGATGTTTATTCCAAAAACATGGGTCAAGCAGCTCACAGGATGTTTTGTCTCTTTGAATCAGCTTGAATATGAAACGTACCCCCGGCCACCAGTACTGTCAGCGAGCGCCGCCGGACAACACCCTGATCATCTCCTACACTCTACCAGCACTTTTTTTAAAGGCACTAAATATGTGAAAGGTTTTGTATACAACTACTGTGTGACTACTGAACAAGGACAAGATGAAGACTTTTCATAGATGCACTTAGCAGGTTCCATCACAATCCTACTGAAACAAACTCAGCATTTTTCACTGGAGAAGTGTTGGCCGACATAGAAGGCCAAGATAAAGACTAAAAAAGCAACTGAGAAGACTGTTTAAGTACCACCATGTGTACTGAATAGAGGAAGAGAACAGCTATCCTTACTGTATCCAgagtgtttttttattggttaaGTCAAACTGGGTGGATATATTTCAGGTTTGTCCTTGAACACAGAAATGACATCGTTTTGTTGCTCTATTAATGCCGCTGATAAAATACACTCACTTAccaaaacaatttaataatCAAGTTAAATCCCCCTGGgatatgaataaaaactgacCTGAACTCAACTGAAATTCCAGAAGGAATGTAATCTTGTCCACATGCAGACCAGTGACAGATGTGTAAATGGCTTGATTTGCAAGACACTTGCATGTTTAGAACAAGGTTTGAAGAACAAGAGTGAGCAGAAGTATTACAAGTAGTTGCTGGAAGATCCCACAGTTAAAACGGCAAGTGAATGTTAAGGTTTAAAACATGGAAACAGACAGCAGCCTCACAGTTTAATTCAGGTTGCATTATCTAGTCTGCAAAGGATCACAGAGAAATTACTCACCATGGTGAACACAGTAATGTATTTTCCACCACTTTAAGATCATCTCTATTCAGGACCTTTTCTATTATACCGATATCTCTCATCAAGCCTCTAAATCTGCATTGTCCCAGAGGTCTGATGGTAtcagccacagctgccctgaggCTGATACCATGATACCATtggccctctgaccaccaccagcaggcaaggtgtTGCCCAAGAACACAATGAATAAGACGGATGGAGCAGGGGTTCAAAGTGGCCACCCACCAGTTACAGGATGAATCCCATGAACTCTGCAattgttttgtagttttactCAGATCTTCACCATAGCATCAGACTATAGGTCCCAGAGCAGGCCCAGCACTAATCCTTCTGCGGTCTTAAGAGACGGGGTCACTTAGACCCTACAGGCTTCAGCCTGTGCACAGTTCAGCAGGGTTGGACCAACTACATGTGCATTTTcactaggtttttttttttttttttggtcaggtTTCGGAAACTGACGGGCTGATGCAGCCCCCCACTTTACTGCTGTCTGATGTGACATCTGCTGCGCTCCTCCTGATCCTCATGCTAAGACCGCGGAAGGGCTAAAGTGAGGATGTTAGATGTCAGCATCACAATACTGCTGTACTTAGAGATGTTGCCATGGAAATGGTCACAAACCACAATACAATAGTGGCTGATTTGCAGTTGTAAATGATCCAACCTGTTATACAGAGGAGGAAAATTATCAGGAGTATGCAGTGGTGTTGTTGCTGCTACCCATCCTCTATTGCCAAGCAACCACAGGCTGTGCATCCTTTACTTGCTTAGCTGGTTTATCAAAAGCCATGTTGTCTTTGTGGattgtaaacatttaaacacagaGGTGCTTCTGTACATACCTGGTGTCTGCTATAGGTGATATACATATCACTGGTCTGCATGTGCACTTAATGACATTCCCAAACAGACCAAGGACCTCATGTACAAAGGCTacaaatgcaataaaaactTCCACACACCATTTTCCACAAGAAAGTTCAGTTCTATCAATTAGAACTGAACTTGCAGCTATTGATGTTTTTGAGATGCCTAGAAATTACGCTGCAAAAATATCAGACACAATCCATCCATTTTGTCTCAATACACCCACTTGTCTGTGTAAACCCAGATGGTGCTGGTGCCCGTCTCCACCGGCCATTGGGTGAAAGACAGGGTATATCCTGGACAGTTTGTCAATCCATCAcaaggcaacacagaaacacacaaccacacacacttTCGTTTGTAAGGATAATTTAGACAAAACACTTAATGTTCCACCTAATGTTCATGGAACTTTGGACGATCTTGAAAGCCACAGTACCTCGAGACAAGCCATGTGTGATGGACCGAGCAGTTAAGGAACAGCCAGGCACCGGTTCAAAGtcaaaatagttgttttttatttaacccaaaacaaaacttgggtaaataatagaaaaaatgacaaaatttgggcccataaaagaggtcaaagtaACAGACATCCACTCAGACTAACTCAAAAAACAGACCTAACAAACAGAGACAAAAGGGGACTTAAATACTGGCTGATCAGGccacatacaaaacacaaaggggaaaatacacagaaacctaactgaaactaacatagCAAATCCCATTCCCCCCCTCTGGATGATGAGTAATGGTGTGAACCAATTTGCAGTCTCAGCTGGCTTgctccaccccttctccacctctctGCTCTCCTAAGGATTGGGCAGCCAGCACTTaaactcagaaacaaaacaaagattaaatcaagcaaaacacaacaatgtaaactaaaatgtgCGCACTTATTCTAGAATACACTGTGATGTGTTGCTTTCTAAACAAAACCAGttattctgtaaattaaatcCTAAACTTAAAGAAATCCAAATATAAGTGAAATGAACTTATTGCGTGTGGTGAGAGTGAATATTACCACATTTGTGTGGCTGTAACTGCAGCCATCACACACTCCCCCTCTTCAGATCTCTCACTGGGACAGCAAGAGAGACAGTCTGCGATGCAGTTGTCCTTGCCGGGGATATGGTGGATGGTGAATCGAAATGGCTGGATGGCAAGGTACCATCGCGTAATCCTTCCATTGGTATCTCTCATCTTCTCTATCCATTGGAGAGCTTTATGGTCAGTCTCTAAGGTGAACTCTCTGCCAAGAAGGTAGTATTTGAATGAGTCCAGGGCCCATTTAATGGCTAGTGCCTCTTTCTCAATGGTTGAATATCGTATTTCCCTTGGAAACAGCTTGCGGCTAATAAAAGCCACTGGATGGCACTCTCCAGGGGGTCCCTGCAACAGAACAGCTCCCAAACCTCTCTCAGAGGCATCAGTCTGTAGAATAAAAGGTCTCTCAAATTCAGGGCTGTGCAGGACTGGGCTCTTACTGAGAGATTGCCGCAGGTCCTGAAAAGCGGTTTTGGCCTCCTCTGTCCAGAGGATCTTATTGGGGCTTCGTGAACCAGTGAGATCCGTTAATAGCGCGGCCCTGGCTGAGAAATGAGGGATAAACCGATGATAGAACCCTGCCATACCCAGAAAAGATCTTAACTGTGTTCTGGTCTCAGGCAGAGGGCAGGACTCTAtagctgtaattttatttatttgaggcTTTATCACTCCATTTCCTATAACAAACCCCAGGTACTCAGTTTCAGACTTGGCAATTGTACACTTGGCTGGATTAATAGTCAACCCTGCAGATTGAAGTCGCTCCAACACCTTCtccaaatgtttcagatgatcTTCCCAGGTAGCACTGAAAATGACTATGTCATCAAGGTAGGCTGCAGCAAAATCAGACATGTCAGATAGTACCTGATCCATCAATCTCTGGAATGTTGCCGGGGCACCATGTAGTCCAAATGGCATGACGTTAAACTGGAACAGGCCCCATGGGGTCCGGAAAGCAGTAAGTTCCTTTGACTGCTCCGTCAGGGGTACCTGCCAATAACCTTTGCAGAGATCTATGGTTGTTAGATATCTGGCCTTCCCAATCCGCTCAACCATATCATCGATGCGGGGGGCTGGATATGAATCAAATTGTGTTATTCCATTCAAATACCTGAAATCAATGCAGAACCGTAGGCTGCCGTCCTTCTTCGGCACCAAGACCACTGGGTGGCACCATTCACTTCTTGATGGTTCAATGATTCCGAGTGACAGCATCAGATCAACTTCCTCTTTCAGTGAAACCAACAGACGCTCAGGTATTCTGTAACTCAGTCTTCTCACAGAAGCTCCATCTTGTAATACAATGTCATGTTGGACAAGGTCCGTTTTACCAGGATTTCCCTGAAACATGTTTGGGGTGCACAGATTTCTCACCTGAGCCTGCTTTTCTTCCGAGAGGTGGTCCAGATCCAGCGATTGAGGTGAGGGCTCTGGCAGGTACTGGttatcctcctcctcttcctctggcaCATCCTgaataagaaaaacatctgcCTTTGGCTTTTCTACCCATTCTTTAAGCAGGTTGACATGGAGCACCCTGGTGGAACGGGGCTGATCTGGAATGGCAATCTTGTAGGTTGTTGGCCCCAGTTTGCTCTGGATTTCATACGGACCTTGCCATTTTGCCAACAGTTTACTGTCAGCACTAGGAAGGAGCACCAGCACTTTCTGGCCAGGGCTGAAAGACCTCTGGCGAGCTGACTGGTCATACCAgtttttctgatgtttctgtGCTTCTTCCTTATGAGCTTGGGCCAATGCCATCATCTTTTCCAGTCGTTCCCGCATCTGGACAACATAAGAGACAACATCTACAGCTTGAGATCTTTCTTTGTCACCCTCCCATGTCTCTCTTAACAGAGATAAGGGACCCCGGACTTCATAGCCATACAGCAATTCAAAAGGTGAAAAACCAGTAGAGGCCTGTGGCACTTCTCTATATGCAAAGAGAAGATAAGGTAGCCACTGGTCCCAATCTGTGCCGGTTTCATTGACAAACTTGCGCAACATTTGCTTCAAGGTCTGATTGAAGCGCTCTGTCAGGCCATCTGTCTGAGGGTGATATGGAGTAGTCTTTAGGCTCTTAATTCCTAGGAGTTGGTACACCTGTTTCAACAAAGTGGACAGAAAATTAGTTCCACAGTCGGTGAGAATTTCAGTTGGAAACCCAACTCGTGAGAAGAGCTGTATGAGACAGAAGGCAACTGCTTTAGCTTTTATTGATTTCAAAGGAAAAACCTCTGGATATTTTGTAGCATAATCCAGGATCACCAGCATGTAACGATTACCTGATTTACTTCTTTCTAGGGGGCCAACAATGTCCATTCCCAGCCGCTCAAACGGGGTGTTGATGATTGGCAAAGACTGAAGAGGAGCTCTGGGAGGAATTTTTAGGGAAGACTTTTGGCACTGAGGGCAGCTTTTGCAGAACAGAGTCACATCAGATCGTATTCCAGGccaatcaaaatattttctgatgcGGGCCAGTGTCTTGTGCTTTCCAAGATGGCCAGCCCATGGAATGGAATGTCCTAAAGACAGCACCACCTTCTGGACTGGTTCAGGAACCACTAACTGCAATGCTGACCCCTGCTGACGATATAAGATGCCATCTTTCAGCAAAAATTCACCCAGGCCGTTCAAACCTTGTTCAGGATTTTTATTTCCCTCTGCTTTCTGAAATAAAGATGTTAGGGCTGGATCGCTGTGCTGCAATTCTCTAATGTTAGCAGGGATTTTAAGCCCCATTGGTAACTCAGGCTCAGAGCTAGAAGGTGACTTAACAGCGTGTTGAAATTTCTCTTGCCGTCGCTGTCTGCGGGACTTGCGAGACTTCCCGGGTGTGGTCTCCAGGTCCGCGTCATAAAAAGGCAAGGCACAGAGTGGTTGTATAAACTCCTCTCTCTTTTTAGCCTGAGATCTGGTTAATGCAATGTTACACATTTTGCTGGAGTTCAATAAATCACCCAACACAGGCAGGTCTTGACCCAGCACTGCTGGAAATGGCAAATTCTCAGCCACACCAATATTTAGAAGATAAAGTTGGTCTTGTACTTTAATATACAAGTCTGCTGTTGGATACAACAACTCATCTCCA includes:
- the LOC116732781 gene encoding tetraspanin-5-like isoform X2; translation: MALVGIGLWAWSEKGVLSNISSITDLGGLDPVWLFMVVGGVMFILGFAGCIGALRENTFLLKFFSVFLGIIFFLELTTGVLAFVFKDWIKDQLNLFINNNIRAYRDDIDLQNLIDFTQEYWECCGAFGADDWNLNIYFNCTDGNPSREKCGVPFSCCTKDPAEDVINTQCGYDIRAKPDSEQKDYINVKGCVPQFERWLQDNLTLVAGIFIGVALLQIFGICLAQNLVSDIEAVRASCFFT